AAGTTGTGATCACCAGTGACAAGTGTTTTACCAACGAACACATGAGTCGGGGAAAGTTACATGGTGAGGTGGGAGGGTGAGGGGTAGAGAGGTCCCCCTGGGTTGGCCTCAGCCAATTACATCCCGAGTCTGGGCCCCAGCCCCACTGTCTTCCCGCTGGAGGCTGCAACGGTTCATCTTCAGCTGAGTCAGCTGGATGTAACGGAGCACATTGGTGTCTGCaggggaggtgggcagggcaTCATCTGGGTGTCCTGGGGCAGCAGGTGACTTCCACACCACCCTGGCTCACACCCCATTCTCCGAAGTCTCCAGCAGCTCTCTCACACAGCCAGTAGAGCCAGAGCCCTTCCTCAAAGCCCCAGCTACAGCCAGCAAAGCGGAGGCATCGCACACTTTTATGTGCCTGTATTTGCGGCACCCTCTGCCAGGAATGCCTCTTCTCAGAGGCTCCTGTCACACTTCTCATCCTCCAGTGACATCTGCAAGAAGTCTGTTCTCTCCCAGCCACTTAACGGGAAAACTAATCTCGTCTCTGCTCCCACAACTCTGCACCTGTTGtaatctctcttccttccttgttGGCTCTTAATACAAAACCGAGTGTTGTGTCTGCCCTCCTGCACTCGTGTGTAagtgcacacatgcacgcacacacacacaccaatttcCTGGCATCGCCCACCCGAGTGGATGAGAGGATGGTGGAGGCAGTGAATGAACAGGTGTGTGTGAATGGGTGAGTGGAGGAATGAGTGTGTGCGGTAGGCGGCCGTAGGAGGGGGTAATTGAGATGACAATGGGTGGATAGGGAAGTGGCTGAGCAGGTGAATAGGAGATATCAGGTGTGGCAATGACGGTAGATGAGAAACGACTGGGGAGATGTCAGAGGAGAGATAGGTGGATGGATGTTTGAATGGCGGGTGAAGGGcggggtggatgaatggatgagtgggcGTGTAGGGAGTAGGTGGGTGGCACAGCTCTCCCTAGAGGCAGCTCCGCGGGAGGAGGGCTCTGCTGTTCTGCCCTGATCTTCCTGCTCGTTCCCTCCGCTCCAGCCCCTTTCCCCgccctgggcccagccctcaCCTCTACCCGACCCCGCCACTCACCTGTGGGCTCCCGGCTGCGGGCCTCCTGCAGGTAGCGCAGCGCGCGTGCGTAGTCGCCCAGGTGGTAGAAGGCAATGCCGGCGCGGTAGGTGGCTTTAAAGTTGCCCTGCTGCTTCTCCAGCACCTTGAGACAGTACTCGCGCACGCGCTCGTAGTTTACCAGCTCCGACTGCAGCAGGCAAGCTGCGGGGGCGGCGGGGCCGGCACTCTCAGAGCCTGCTGGCACCCCCAAAACCCACCTGACCTCGAGGAGCCGGGGCTCCAGGCTGCAGAGAACCCGGCCTAAGGGATTGCTCCGGCAACCGGGGGCGCCAATCCGCTCGCCTATCAAAACAGACGCAACTGCGCCGCCGCTAGGTGGCGCCAAAACACGGACTGGCGCCGCTGGGCGATCCACCCGGAGCTGTCGGTGGGCAAGAGCACTAAGGGCCCGCACCGGGGCGAGGGCCGGGACCTCGAGCGGCTGGCTCAGGGAAGACTTCCTCACCTTAGGTCCACGTGCGGCCAGGGGGTAGAAAGAATGACTCAGGGGAAGCGGGGCCCTGAAGACCCGACCCAAAGACCATTTCCTGCATCCCAGCTCCCTCTAGCCACAGAACCCTGTTATCCCCTACCCCAATCCCTTTCCTTGATCAAGCTCTTAAGTCTCCCCCAGAAGCCCACAGCCCTGGACTCTTCAGCCCCAGGGCCCCTGCCGCCACAAGTCGCCAAGCTCTCCCCATTGCCCCCTCCCCTTGTGCCCCATCCCCCACCCTCCGACGGCGTACCCGTGAGGGAGTCGTAACACTCCACCTCCGTGCTCTCCACCAGGCGCCGCTGCTCCTCGCTGAGACGCGCCGGCCCGGGGCTGCTGGTGGGcccgggggcgggggcgggcagGCCGCCAGGGCGGGCCCCCTGCGCCGCCTTCAGCTGAAGCAGCGCTCGGTGGTACTTGCCGATGGCCTCCCGGAACTTCTTCTCTCGGTAGCAGCGCTGGCCCTCTGCCTTGAACGCCACGGCGGCCCGCAGGCTGCTGTCGAGCGCCGCGCCCAGGCTCCCCGACGGCTCTGGGGTAGGACCGGGACGAGCCGAGCCATGGCGGGAGCCCGAGCCCGGGCCGGGGCCCGGCGGGGAGATGGCGGGAGGCGGGCGCGGCGGAGGCTCCGGGGCAGCGCTGAGCATCAGCACCGGGGACAGCGCGCCGCGCTGCATTGTGGGAAACTCCTGCCGCCGCCGCTGCAGCTACCGCATCGCCCCCCGCGGGGCTGGTCCCCACCCTTTCTCCGCCCCCTCACCTCCGGCAGCCGACTCCGGCTGCCCCCTATGGGTCTAGGGAAACCCCTCGAGACTTCCCCCATGCTCACTCTCAGATTAGCCAAGTCCTAGTTCTCCAGCCCGCCCCCCAAATTGTTCCCATTCCCCTTAccctccccaccctcctgccTGCTCTTCTCCCTGGTGCCCAAAGCTCCCGAAGATTtctagaaggaaaggaagagcctaggaggaagagcaggaagaCATCAGCCTCACAGAAAGCTGGCTTTCAGCCCACTGGCCATTTGGCATATCCAATGAGAACACAGGATTTGGACCCAAGCTTCCcaaattcaaatcccagcttaTTTTCTCACTAGTGGTATGACTTAGACAGCTCGCTTAAACCGCCTGGAACTCTGTATCCTCATCAGTAACACGGGACAATAATATCACCTTtagggccaggcgaggtggctcacgcctataatcccagcactttaggaggcccaggcgggcggatcgcttgaggtcaggagtttgagaccagcctggccaatatggcaaaaccctgtctctactaatatacaatatttacaaaatttttgtatatatacacaaaaattatcctggtgtggtggcgtgcacctgtagtcccagctactcgggagactgaggcaggagaatcgcttgaacctgggaggcagagattgcagtgagccgagattgtgccactgcactccagcctgggtgacagagggagatgctgtctcaaaaaaggaaaggaaaggaaaggaaaggaaaggaaaggaaaggaaaggaaaggaaaggaaaggaaaggaaaggaaaaagaaaagaaagatacattaaaaataataccacCTTTGGAATTCATCTGTTAATTTATGAAACAAATATTCACTGACGTCCTTTCTGTGCCCAGCTCTGTGCTGGATGATGCTGGGACATAGCAGAGACTGCGTGAGCTTCAGACCCTACCCTCACTGGGCCCCCAGTAGAGTGGGAAGACAGACCAGACAGTGACAGCCCTGAGCAGGCTAGCCTGGGAAGCACAGGCAGAGGGGTCAGGGCCGAGGTGGAAGAGGCACAGGCAGGGGGTCGGGACTGGGATGTGGGAGGTACCTGCCCTGGGCTGAAGTGGTGATAAAGTCCTCCTGGAGGAGGGAATAACTCCATAAACAAGAGACATCTCCTTCTTGCCCTCACCCAGCTCACCTGTCTATGGGGGAAAACTAGTGAGAAGGCGAACAAGTCCCCAGGAAAGGAAGCATGCAGGaagctttcaagaaaaaaaccGAGGGTGAATTGCCCTTCAGTCTTCCTTAGCTGACTCCTTAGTTGTGGGACCTGGGCCAAGTTCCTCTATCGTCCTCCTTGGACTTCCTCTGTGTGACATGAGGATAAAAGGCAAGTTAACCTCAGAGCGGTTGCAGGAACGGAATTATCTTATTCAGGTAAGGCACTTAGCACAGGGCTTCATACATTAATGGGCAATTAACAactggtgttcttttttttttttttttttttttttttgagacggagtcttgctctgtcgcccagactggagtgcaatggccggatctcagctcactgcaagctccgcctcccgggtttactcccttctcctgcctcagcctcccgagtagctgggactacaggcgcccgccacctcgcccggctttttgtattttttagtagagacggggtttcaccgtgttagccaggatggtctcgatctcctgacctcgtgatccacccgtctcggcctcccaaagtgctgggattacaggcttgagccaccgcgcccggcaacaacTGGTGTTCTTATCATCCATTAGACTCTGAGTCATGTGATCATGAGGGCCTGGCTCTGAGTCAGCATCCATatatagttgttgaatgaatgagtgtgtgAGTGAAAGGCATTATGCATTACtactccttccccctcccctgagACTCTAGCTTGGGTCTCAGCCCCAAGAGTCTCcactctccccacctccacccccacagcACATCCTCCAGCTGGAGGTCCCATGGCAAGTCACATATGACAGACAGAAACCGGAACTCAGCACCTTCCATCTCAACCACAGCATCTGCCTCTATCTCTTATTGTACTTTGCTGTAAAACGATTTTGCTGAGTTTCTCCCTTATCCCTGAGGTCCAGCCTTGAACACCTCAGGGGTGCAAACAttttcctctctgcatctccAAACCCAGGCTCAGTTAGGAGTATAAAACTCCTGAGTTTGAGTTCTTGAGCAGTGCACACACCTTTCCCCACCTCGGGTGTGTctcttttgtaattaaaaacacggagatctggctgggcgcagtggctcacaccagtaatcccaggactttgggaggctggggcaggtggatcacctgaactaaggagttcgagaccagcctgggcaacatggcaaaaccgtgtctctaccaaaaatacaaaaattagccaggtatggtggcatgcaccagtggtcccagctacttggaaggctgaggtgggaggattgcttgaacccaagaggtggaagtttcggtgagctgagatcacaccacagcattcCAACCTGAAtgatgaaagagtgagaccctgtcttaaaaaaaaaaaaaaaaaaatccgttgATTCATAACCATGTTTTCTGACCAAGTAAATGCCTAGGTACCTGGGCACAGTAGCAGAGGACAACCATACCTAAAATCACAGTCCTGCTGGGATACAATGTTAACACTTTTACAACACCTCCTAGGTGTCAGACATCGTCATAaagctgtactttttttttttttttttttttttgagacggagtcttgcactgtctctggggctagagtgcaatgacgtgacctcagctcacggcaacctccacctcccgagttcaagcaattctcttgcctcaacctcctgagtagctcagattacaggtgcctcccaCAACGCCgactaatttattgtatttttagtagagacagggtttcactatgttgaccaggccggtctcaaactcctgacctcgtgatccgccagcctcggcctcctaaagtgctggaattacaggcttgaaccaccgcacctggccgctTTACGTATATTTTAACTCACATCCTCACCACAGTGTCGGGAGGTTGGTACCATAATTATCCCCGTTGACACCTGGGCATTTCCCAGGTTAAGCATATCAGACCCCATTGATCAAACTCTCACTATCCAGGACTTACTACTACAAACTGATGACCTTCACAGAGCATCTTCCAGGCCTGCGAGACCCTATCTTCATAGCCCAGTATATGTGATGCATTGGGCTTGTACTACCACTAAGAAATATtgaattaggccgggtgcggtggctcacttctgtaatcccagcactttgggaggccgaggcgggaggatcacctaaggttagaagttcgagaccagcctgaccaacatggtgacactcatctctattacaaatagaaaaattagctgagcatggtggcaggcgcctgtaatcccagctatttgggaggctgaggcaggagaatcatttgaacccgggaggcagagtttgcagtgagctgagaccgcgccattgcactccagcagcctgggcaacaagaacgaaactccgtctcaaaaaaaaaaaggaaatactgaaTTAGTTGACATCTAAAAGCAGATTTAGAATTGCAGAATTTCAGATTTACTTGAATAAGATCTGAAAAGCTGGCAACATCGAGACAGCATTTCTTCTGACCAGGGCGGGCATTCTCAGTTCCTCGCAGTCCCCATCCTTCGTGATTTCTTGCCAGTCCTTAAGGGATCCCAGTTTTATCCTGCTGAATGGCCCTTGGGGAAGCCCGCCATTGCCCCCTGGTGGTGGAgctcagaatttgcattttatatcCCAGCAACCATTAAAGGAAGTGGTGAGAACATCCAATCAGAGGGATGCGAGGCCTGGAAAGCGACCAATCAAAAGCTAGAAGGGACTGGAATTCGCCCAATGAGGGCAGAGAGCgctcaaaataaaatacattcttttattGAGATGAGAGACGGACACACACTGGgagggttttggggttttttttgttgttgtttttgtgacTGAGTCTCAGCGCTCAGGGGGGCTCAGGCTGGAGGCAGCGGAGCAGGCAGGCGGCGGCGAGGCTGGTGCCCTGGCGCTGGGGCCGCGCGTACTTGAGGAAGACTGCGGCGCGGCCCGGCGCGGGACCTCGGAGCGCAGCGCGGGCCATGCACGGCTCGAGGGGGCCCAGTTCCTCGGGGCTGCAGCAGGGAGATGGAGAAACTAAGGTAGGACAAGGGGTTGGAGATGACCCATCCTTGGAACTGGAGACTCGTGAGAAGCAGCGTCGATGTGGGTCCCCAAGGACGGGTCAGGGGCTCTCTTGAGATCCGGCACGCGTCCCATCCTCAACTGGAGTGACTAGGTGAGCACCGGGGAGAGGTGGACACCCAGTTCTTCCTACAGGGCGCGGCTAGTGCGGAGT
The sequence above is a segment of the Macaca nemestrina isolate mMacNem1 chromosome 20, mMacNem.hap1, whole genome shotgun sequence genome. Coding sequences within it:
- the LOC105495345 gene encoding tetratricopeptide repeat protein 9B, giving the protein MQRGALSPVLMLSAAPEPPPRPPPAISPPGPGPGSGSRHGSARPGPTPEPSGSLGAALDSSLRAAVAFKAEGQRCYREKKFREAIGKYHRALLQLKAAQGARPGGLPAPAPGPTSSPGPARLSEEQRRLVESTEVECYDSLTACLLQSELVNYERVREYCLKVLEKQQGNFKATYRAGIAFYHLGDYARALRYLQEARSREPTDTNVLRYIQLTQLKMNRCSLQREDSGAGAQTRDVIG